A window of the Desulfonatronovibrio magnus genome harbors these coding sequences:
- a CDS encoding nucleotidyltransferase domain-containing protein yields MSLSTTIYKSESREKDLAAICREFSITIAYAFGSRAKDAYSWIRNQTEKMRASCSDLDIGVLPMPGVKTSPKQKVELCSRLEDFFGVSRVDLVFLPEAPPFLASRIIQGQRLYAADEYQADEYDLYILRRAGDLMPFHRERLRLLFGGNI; encoded by the coding sequence ATGTCTCTATCAACAACAATATATAAATCAGAATCCAGGGAAAAAGACCTTGCCGCCATCTGCAGAGAGTTTTCCATAACCATTGCTTACGCCTTTGGCAGCCGGGCAAAGGATGCTTATTCCTGGATCAGAAATCAAACCGAAAAAATGCGTGCATCCTGTTCAGACTTGGATATCGGGGTCCTGCCCATGCCTGGTGTCAAGACGTCGCCAAAACAAAAGGTGGAGCTTTGCAGCCGGCTGGAAGACTTTTTCGGGGTCAGCCGGGTGGACCTGGTTTTTCTGCCGGAAGCACCACCTTTTCTGGCTTCAAGGATCATCCAGGGACAAAGGCTTTATGCTGCGGATGAATACCAGGCCGATGAATACGACCTGTACATTCTGAGAAGGGCTGGAGACCTGATGCCTTTTCACAGGGAGAGGCTTCGCCTGCTTTTTGGAGGCAACATATGA
- the pilM gene encoding pilus assembly protein PilM, whose translation MTKDNEISSTDKLLSLIRSNKDDIYDNSSPEKPSIEHSSKVEDKADLEFPDLSDDLFEDRSANADSSEDPGKQEEVESSDIDDHDLSREESYGLPAGHKEESYEQKTEDPVSSKYQAKSSYLGFLKKMKFWPGKGQETVAVDFSRKSVKMIRMGQHHGSKAVLDARVVNLDREVDVDDPAFIAAFKKALDDFVKGRNVQLWSRVSSSKAEVWTIKVPVVKKGLASAIYWTAKKEKSFDEKENIFDYRIAGFVKDEDVQKYLVSVYTVPRQEKVDMENIFIRAGYKLQGLTVSTFAFQNIFKHRIVPVESEGFAVLYIDNESTRIDIFEADRLRLSRLIKTGLDSMLESIAYETMRRRDAGQPANDSPDGSLEEQGPPLEEMEKASEMLLSMLCRFDEDNDDDSDCFEYIAPVLRRLALQAERTLDHYVNVLGNTPVTQVFLAGSSSGIAGMKSFIAEQLAVPVEVLDPLNPAYSLGSSRVSLNRLDRMELALATGLSLSESLQTANLLFTAKDYEQQKTSNVVSRVTAAGCMVIVLAAVSYSWTQKLEADSLAQQADVLEAQLDGFDQILTTDYIQGIAEELEDSSLMLREAVRKNVPLGILSELSRVTPGSIRILNLVYNPDNKAREAISGFLTVEGIVRGDPQMFETYLSSYIRILGGSGLFSDSSIHNSYRDSLYGEGEVYRFVINVNLPTT comes from the coding sequence TTGACAAAAGACAATGAGATTTCTTCCACAGATAAACTATTGAGCCTTATCAGGAGCAATAAGGATGATATCTATGATAACTCAAGTCCTGAAAAGCCCTCAATAGAACATTCTTCTAAAGTCGAGGATAAGGCTGACCTGGAATTTCCTGACTTATCTGATGACTTGTTTGAAGATAGATCTGCAAATGCTGATAGTAGTGAGGATCCAGGCAAACAGGAGGAGGTAGAGAGTTCAGACATTGATGACCATGACTTGAGCAGGGAGGAATCTTATGGCCTGCCTGCTGGCCACAAAGAAGAATCTTACGAGCAGAAGACAGAAGATCCAGTTTCTTCAAAATATCAGGCAAAGTCATCCTATCTGGGTTTTTTGAAAAAGATGAAATTCTGGCCCGGCAAAGGTCAGGAGACTGTTGCTGTAGATTTTTCGCGAAAATCTGTGAAGATGATACGCATGGGGCAGCATCATGGCTCTAAAGCAGTGCTGGATGCCAGGGTTGTCAACCTTGACAGGGAAGTGGACGTTGATGATCCTGCTTTTATAGCGGCTTTCAAGAAAGCCTTAGATGACTTTGTTAAAGGTCGTAACGTGCAGCTTTGGTCAAGAGTGTCATCTTCCAAGGCTGAAGTCTGGACCATAAAGGTGCCGGTGGTGAAAAAAGGGCTGGCCAGTGCCATATACTGGACAGCAAAAAAGGAAAAGTCATTTGATGAAAAGGAAAATATATTTGACTATCGCATTGCCGGGTTTGTAAAAGATGAAGATGTTCAGAAGTATCTTGTCAGTGTTTACACAGTTCCAAGGCAGGAAAAAGTTGATATGGAAAATATCTTCATCAGAGCCGGTTATAAATTACAAGGTCTGACTGTTTCCACTTTTGCATTTCAAAATATTTTCAAGCACAGAATTGTACCTGTTGAAAGTGAAGGGTTTGCTGTTTTATATATAGACAATGAATCCACCAGGATTGATATTTTTGAGGCTGACCGGTTAAGACTTAGCAGACTGATTAAAACAGGTCTTGACAGTATGCTGGAGTCCATCGCTTATGAGACCATGCGCCGCAGGGATGCAGGTCAGCCTGCTAATGACAGCCCTGATGGTTCACTTGAAGAGCAGGGGCCTCCATTGGAAGAGATGGAAAAAGCCTCTGAGATGCTTTTGTCCATGCTTTGCAGATTTGACGAAGATAATGACGATGACAGTGACTGTTTTGAGTATATCGCTCCTGTATTGAGAAGGCTGGCTCTCCAGGCAGAGCGCACTCTTGATCACTACGTCAATGTTTTGGGCAACACACCTGTGACTCAGGTTTTTCTGGCAGGAAGCTCTTCTGGTATAGCAGGCATGAAGAGCTTTATTGCTGAGCAGCTGGCAGTTCCGGTTGAAGTGCTTGATCCTCTTAACCCGGCTTATTCTCTTGGCTCATCCAGAGTCTCGCTGAACAGGCTTGACAGGATGGAACTGGCTCTGGCCACCGGACTTTCACTTTCCGAGAGCCTGCAGACAGCCAACCTGCTATTTACAGCCAAAGACTACGAGCAGCAGAAAACTTCCAATGTTGTAAGCAGGGTTACTGCTGCAGGTTGTATGGTCATTGTTCTCGCTGCCGTCAGCTATTCATGGACTCAAAAGCTTGAAGCTGATTCTCTCGCCCAGCAGGCTGACGTACTTGAGGCTCAGCTTGATGGGTTTGACCAAATTTTAACAACTGATTATATTCAGGGAATTGCAGAAGAGCTTGAAGATTCCAGCCTTATGCTGCGTGAGGCTGTGAGAAAAAATGTACCGCTTGGAATATTAAGTGAGTTGTCAAGGGTGACTCCAGGCAGTATTAGGATTTTAAACCTTGTATACAACCCGGACAACAAAGCCCGGGAAGCAATATCTGGTTTTTTGACTGTGGAGGGAATTGTTCGGGGTGATCCGCAAATGTTTGAGACCTATCTTTCAAGCTATATAAGAATTCTTGGCGGTTCAGGTTTATTTTCTGACTCATCAATACACAACAGCTATAGAGACAGTTTGTATGGAGAAGGGGAAGTTTACAGGTTTGTTATTAACGTAAATCTTCCCACAACATGA
- a CDS encoding type II secretion system protein, with translation MHNKNSGFTLLEIIAVIVVGGIVAAVMVPFMSTALTRSHEPLENLDHAANLSSVMAKITGEYRKDSPEDIESLKNFRDSVTGIVGSDAAVDTNKLIEFVQNNGSYMESDCDQNAPSGACVLKVGLRSNVHSGETLTALFGYAQVGSDNGNGGLEGTEFNFATMDQVQISDFIHDVAIYPTDDPHQDRWGSTGDANSYESRVTGNVVLGNTSTVGGDGQKLFLPIPDECDDYVVRAVARTTAGSGGHGYGIYFDTVLGLNNDADPGFRFMFDRGLGEKGALQLRSVNAATNWHKILTNSDDPKIPEPRSDPWWTDLHYIRLYVSNSDGQRNVQASVFDLEPTNYYTDPDYMENFTDFYFGPWEHRLTFSETYIFSPVGKNLHTGIRTWGSHSFFHYLDTQMMCSVNGNDGIVLCVGEEPTEYLGYEDNIDADIECAANQILVLTSAVGLQSSQHFNYIAPGGIYIESGVNLASPDSGHGSIILESENGDITLEEGVIFSTESNSGGDREEIHIKAGGNIDIRGVNIEARINIYLEAGGNIYAQRSQLTTERSGANTGIRFDAGGTIYIEDTCAEHAKNSEVRIINGVTDGERDSSCKPIPS, from the coding sequence ATGCATAATAAAAATTCAGGCTTCACTCTTCTCGAAATAATCGCCGTTATTGTTGTTGGCGGTATTGTGGCCGCTGTGATGGTCCCTTTTATGAGCACTGCCCTGACCAGAAGTCATGAACCTCTGGAGAATCTGGACCATGCGGCCAATTTGAGTTCGGTCATGGCAAAAATAACCGGGGAATACCGCAAAGATTCACCTGAAGATATCGAATCCCTAAAAAATTTCAGGGATAGCGTGACAGGTATTGTTGGAAGTGATGCTGCTGTGGATACCAATAAGCTTATTGAATTTGTCCAAAATAATGGTTCATATATGGAAAGCGACTGTGATCAGAATGCTCCTTCTGGTGCTTGTGTTTTGAAGGTTGGGCTGAGGAGTAATGTACATTCTGGGGAGACGTTGACTGCTTTGTTTGGGTATGCACAGGTAGGTTCGGATAATGGGAATGGTGGACTTGAGGGAACAGAATTTAACTTTGCCACCATGGATCAAGTACAAATTTCTGACTTTATTCATGACGTCGCAATATACCCCACTGACGACCCCCATCAAGATCGCTGGGGTTCAACAGGAGATGCTAACAGTTATGAGTCTCGTGTAACAGGCAATGTTGTGCTTGGCAACACAAGCACGGTAGGTGGTGATGGACAAAAACTTTTTTTGCCCATTCCGGATGAATGTGATGACTATGTTGTTAGGGCGGTTGCTAGGACTACAGCAGGTTCTGGTGGTCATGGTTACGGAATATACTTTGATACCGTTTTGGGTTTAAATAATGACGCAGACCCAGGATTTAGATTTATGTTTGACAGAGGGCTTGGTGAAAAAGGAGCACTTCAATTAAGAAGTGTCAATGCCGCAACTAATTGGCATAAAATATTAACAAATAGTGATGATCCTAAAATACCTGAACCTCGAAGTGATCCATGGTGGACAGACCTTCATTATATTAGATTATACGTCAGCAATTCTGATGGTCAAAGGAATGTCCAGGCATCTGTTTTTGATCTTGAACCTACAAATTATTATACAGATCCTGATTACATGGAAAACTTTACTGATTTTTATTTCGGACCTTGGGAACATAGACTTACATTTTCAGAAACATACATCTTTAGCCCTGTTGGGAAAAACCTGCATACAGGAATAAGGACTTGGGGTAGTCACTCATTTTTTCATTATCTTGATACTCAGATGATGTGCTCAGTGAATGGTAATGACGGTATTGTTTTATGTGTGGGTGAGGAACCAACCGAATACTTAGGATATGAAGACAACATAGATGCTGATATAGAATGCGCTGCGAATCAAATACTTGTCTTAACTTCAGCTGTCGGTCTACAATCAAGTCAACATTTTAATTATATTGCACCCGGAGGAATATATATCGAATCTGGAGTTAATTTAGCATCTCCTGACAGTGGTCACGGCTCGATTATTTTAGAATCAGAAAATGGAGATATTACACTAGAAGAAGGTGTGATTTTTTCAACAGAAAGCAATTCTGGTGGTGATAGAGAAGAAATACATATAAAAGCAGGAGGAAATATTGATATTCGTGGTGTCAATATTGAAGCCAGGATAAACATTTATTTAGAGGCAGGTGGAAATATATATGCCCAGCGCTCCCAATTAACGACCGAGAGATCTGGTGCTAATACAGGCATCAGGTTTGATGCTGGAGGCACTATTTATATAGAAGATACATGCGCTGAACATGCAAAGAATAGTGAAGTAAGGATAATTAATGGAGTGACAGATGGAGAACGGGATAGCTCTTGTAAACCTATACCTTCTTAA
- a CDS encoding putative Ig domain-containing protein gives MRRLISLFCMLLLSFALLSCGGGGSGGHGTDYMVSFSVVGDETTQVGLGASRTIMANVLKFDGESPAPGIKVSFSITQNNTGASLSNVQSETLSNGSASAVYRAGTMPGVDIIEVKAGGAKSSITFTVAGGGQVVSTMILSADQDDVSIGGYSTIRVEGRTYDDLPASNSRVDFSFQVNNSNASFIHNNENVQSFSTNLDNDGVATLTYRAGNSSGMDIIQVVFPQAVDVRDTISINVGQGKALGEVRLEAFRMTEAYNWIVRAVVRDRDGNLASGVLVNFIADNGDLYWDLGEVLREYEVETNENGIAQVRLVTYGQARVYANVENVRHDITVSIYDYLEVDSLTLEAPASTNESPVAVRAVVRDKDNFPMNGMQVSFYSNKGILSETTVLTDFNGTASTQLSAEESGTARVWANVGNISVSRVITFNFPLPPGPEPEPDLPAITTGSPLPSGTQNSSYGFQLAASGGFQPYTWGIASGTLPSGLTLNPETGLISGTPTESGWYSFNVVVTDARGFSGTASLSMEIEWDDFSLVITTGSPLPSGTQNSSYGFQLAASGGFQPYTWGIASGTLPSGLTLNPETGLISGTPTESGWYSFNVVVTDARGFSGTASLSMEIEWDDFSLVISSDNDLEQGTINTYYTEVLEAEGGRRPYLWNIKDSLGSLPDGLVLDNNHGIISGLPTTTGQFNFVIEVTDSEGAQHYQRMRIVVSSMDVNIITSSPLPDAYTGEPYELVLAATGFVVAVWDALESTDGDPFGALPDGLIIEDGLIRGVPTGPAGVYSFTIRVDEGFATRDPAFKRFELTVRE, from the coding sequence GTGCGTAGACTTATATCATTATTTTGCATGTTGCTTTTGAGTTTTGCTTTGTTGTCTTGTGGAGGTGGGGGCAGTGGAGGGCACGGTACTGACTATATGGTCTCTTTTAGTGTGGTAGGCGATGAAACCACACAGGTCGGTCTTGGTGCATCCAGAACTATTATGGCAAATGTTTTGAAATTTGATGGTGAGAGTCCTGCACCTGGAATTAAAGTCAGCTTTTCTATAACGCAAAACAACACTGGTGCAAGTCTAAGCAACGTTCAGTCTGAAACTCTTTCCAATGGTTCAGCTTCAGCTGTTTACAGGGCAGGCACTATGCCTGGAGTGGATATTATTGAAGTCAAGGCTGGGGGTGCAAAAAGCAGCATTACATTTACCGTGGCCGGAGGTGGACAGGTTGTGAGCACGATGATTCTGTCCGCTGATCAAGATGATGTATCTATAGGTGGTTATAGCACAATAAGAGTCGAAGGCAGAACCTATGATGACCTGCCTGCTTCCAATAGCCGGGTTGATTTTTCATTTCAAGTAAACAATTCCAATGCATCTTTCATTCATAATAATGAAAACGTACAGTCATTCAGCACAAATTTAGACAATGATGGTGTAGCAACTCTTACTTATCGTGCAGGAAACAGTTCAGGTATGGATATCATTCAGGTAGTCTTTCCCCAGGCTGTTGATGTTCGCGATACAATCAGCATTAATGTTGGGCAGGGTAAAGCTCTGGGCGAAGTGCGATTAGAGGCTTTCAGAATGACGGAAGCTTATAACTGGATTGTCAGGGCAGTTGTTCGAGACAGGGATGGCAATTTGGCATCTGGAGTGCTGGTTAATTTTATCGCTGATAATGGCGATTTATATTGGGATCTTGGAGAAGTGCTTCGTGAATATGAAGTTGAAACCAATGAAAATGGCATAGCACAGGTAAGACTTGTCACTTATGGTCAAGCAAGAGTTTACGCAAATGTGGAAAATGTTAGGCATGATATAACCGTTTCCATATACGACTATCTGGAAGTTGATTCTTTGACCCTGGAAGCGCCAGCTTCTACTAATGAATCGCCCGTAGCTGTCCGGGCTGTGGTCAGAGATAAAGATAACTTTCCAATGAATGGAATGCAGGTCAGCTTTTATTCTAACAAAGGAATTTTGTCAGAAACAACTGTTTTAACAGACTTTAACGGAACTGCATCAACGCAATTGTCTGCTGAAGAATCAGGAACAGCCAGGGTCTGGGCCAATGTCGGGAATATCAGTGTGTCCAGAGTCATTACTTTTAATTTTCCTCTGCCTCCCGGACCGGAACCCGAACCGGATCTTCCAGCCATCACCACGGGATCGCCACTTCCCAGCGGAACCCAGAATTCCAGTTATGGATTTCAGCTTGCGGCAAGCGGAGGCTTTCAGCCTTACACTTGGGGCATTGCCAGCGGTACTTTACCGTCCGGCCTTACTTTAAACCCTGAAACAGGTCTAATTTCAGGCACTCCCACTGAATCAGGATGGTACTCTTTCAATGTGGTAGTCACAGATGCCCGTGGATTTAGCGGGACTGCTTCCTTGTCCATGGAAATTGAGTGGGATGATTTCTCGTTGGTAATTACCACGGGATCGCCACTTCCCAGCGGAACCCAGAATTCCAGTTATGGATTTCAGCTTGCGGCAAGCGGAGGCTTTCAGCCTTACACTTGGGGCATTGCCAGCGGTACTTTACCGTCCGGCCTTACTTTAAACCCTGAAACAGGTCTAATTTCAGGCACTCCCACTGAATCAGGATGGTACTCTTTCAATGTGGTAGTCACAGATGCCCGTGGATTTAGCGGGACTGCTTCCTTGTCCATGGAAATTGAGTGGGATGATTTCTCGTTGGTAATTTCCTCTGATAATGACCTTGAACAGGGGACAATCAACACTTACTACACAGAAGTGCTCGAGGCCGAAGGAGGTAGAAGACCTTATTTATGGAACATTAAAGACTCACTTGGCTCTTTACCAGATGGTCTTGTTCTGGATAATAACCATGGCATAATCAGTGGTCTACCGACTACTACAGGTCAATTCAACTTCGTCATTGAAGTTACGGACTCCGAAGGAGCCCAGCATTATCAGCGCATGCGCATAGTGGTCAGCTCAATGGATGTAAATATAATTACTTCGTCGCCTTTGCCAGACGCTTACACAGGCGAACCGTATGAGCTAGTCCTTGCTGCCACAGGGTTTGTTGTGGCCGTATGGGATGCTCTTGAGTCAACTGATGGGGATCCCTTTGGAGCTCTTCCTGATGGATTAATAATAGAGGACGGCTTGATTCGAGGAGTTCCAACTGGACCTGCTGGAGTGTATTCGTTTACAATCAGGGTTGACGAAGGTTTTGCCACGAGGGATCCCGCTTTCAAAAGGTTTGAGCTTACTGTAAGAGAATAA
- the hepT gene encoding type VII toxin-antitoxin system HepT family RNase toxin — MTRGDISRRVVADRVQWIENMIANIRELPVENIDDFFADPRNALACESCLRRALEALLDLGRHIQAKKFGQAVEEYREIGPALARVRLIPDNQVQILRNMAGYRNRMVHFYHGDSNEEIRTICTDHLGDIELVLTTMKKWIGDQLLEGSSGDV; from the coding sequence ATGACCAGGGGTGATATTTCCAGGCGCGTTGTTGCGGACAGGGTTCAATGGATTGAGAACATGATCGCGAACATAAGAGAACTTCCTGTTGAAAACATTGACGATTTTTTTGCGGACCCCAGAAACGCCCTGGCCTGTGAATCATGCTTGCGCCGCGCCCTGGAAGCCCTGCTTGATCTTGGAAGACATATTCAGGCCAAAAAATTTGGCCAGGCAGTTGAAGAATACAGGGAAATCGGCCCTGCCCTGGCCAGGGTAAGACTTATCCCTGATAATCAAGTTCAAATTTTGAGAAACATGGCGGGTTACAGAAATCGCATGGTTCATTTTTATCATGGTGATTCCAATGAGGAAATCCGTACAATATGCACTGATCACCTTGGCGATATTGAACTGGTGCTTACCACCATGAAGAAGTGGATTGGGGACCAGTTGCTTGAGGGGAGCAGCGGGGATGTTTAA
- a CDS encoding type II secretion system protein, translating into MTRNNKGFTLIELITVLVLIGIIGVFGGLFMVRMVQSYKWAEDNAHLAQKAQVALTRMSVEMAYADSVDEVELGNDVIKFDAIYPDNSKETENKFELDGNFLIFEKNNIQHNLTDRVESFVIDDSQLSDGYFTVTLIMKGANNAQKTFVKTMALPEEDEE; encoded by the coding sequence ATGACAAGAAACAACAAGGGCTTTACCCTGATAGAACTTATCACCGTGCTGGTCCTGATTGGAATAATTGGAGTGTTCGGAGGACTGTTCATGGTCAGGATGGTTCAGAGCTATAAGTGGGCCGAGGACAACGCCCATCTGGCCCAAAAGGCCCAGGTTGCTTTGACAAGGATGTCTGTGGAGATGGCCTACGCTGATTCTGTTGATGAAGTTGAGCTTGGTAATGATGTAATTAAGTTCGATGCAATATATCCTGATAATTCTAAAGAAACGGAGAATAAATTCGAACTGGATGGAAACTTTCTGATTTTTGAAAAAAACAATATACAACATAACCTGACTGACAGGGTTGAATCATTTGTAATTGACGATTCCCAGCTCAGCGATGGCTATTTCACAGTAACCCTGATCATGAAAGGCGCCAATAATGCTCAGAAAACATTTGTAAAAACCATGGCCCTGCCTGAAGAGGATGAAGAATAG
- a CDS encoding type II secretion system protein, whose amino-acid sequence MMNKQHNVHTYPKSCKGFTLLEVVAVLIILGIIAAVAVSRYQDTGADDLAAANTLKAHLRYAQLRAMGDIVAWGIEIEANKYTLVRDNGSVPNLPGENSAENNDLDATLSPQDTIMFSAARGRPYLEGSDPENFSNPYDISVGNTQTITITPETGFIQ is encoded by the coding sequence ATGATGAATAAGCAACATAACGTACATACATACCCCAAGTCATGCAAGGGCTTTACCTTGCTGGAAGTTGTGGCGGTCCTCATTATCCTGGGGATAATAGCAGCAGTGGCTGTTTCCAGATATCAGGATACCGGGGCTGATGATCTGGCCGCGGCTAATACCCTTAAGGCTCATCTTCGCTACGCCCAGCTCCGGGCCATGGGGGATATTGTTGCCTGGGGGATTGAGATTGAGGCGAATAAGTATACACTTGTAAGGGATAATGGTTCAGTTCCAAATCTACCAGGGGAAAACAGCGCAGAAAATAATGATCTTGATGCAACTCTTTCTCCTCAGGATACCATCATGTTTAGTGCCGCTCGTGGCAGACCTTATCTTGAAGGCAGCGATCCTGAAAATTTTTCCAACCCATATGATATATCCGTTGGCAACACACAGACAATCACCATAACCCCTGAAACCGGGTTTATTCAATAA